A single window of Pseudomonas lutea DNA harbors:
- a CDS encoding cell wall hydrolase, whose translation MTVTDKDRDVLARTLWGEARGEGLAGMVAVAWAIRNRVEDGKDKSWWGEGYAGVCQKPYQFSCWNRSDPNYQFLSGARQIPFRDLAQCQIAADQVIDGKVPDPTGGATHYYATTMPKAPDWAAKAKRTLRLGNHVFFKDVP comes from the coding sequence ATGACCGTGACTGATAAAGATCGCGATGTGCTCGCGCGCACGCTGTGGGGCGAAGCTCGTGGAGAAGGTCTTGCCGGGATGGTGGCCGTGGCCTGGGCAATCCGCAACCGGGTTGAAGACGGCAAGGACAAGTCATGGTGGGGTGAAGGTTACGCCGGCGTCTGCCAGAAGCCATACCAGTTCAGCTGCTGGAATCGGAGCGACCCGAACTATCAGTTTCTGAGCGGCGCGCGCCAGATCCCATTCCGGGATCTGGCGCAGTGCCAGATTGCTGCTGACCAGGTGATTGACGGCAAGGTGCCGGACCCTACGGGCGGGGCGACTCACTACTACGCGACCACCATGCCAAAGGCGCCTGATTGGGCGGCCAAGGCGAAGCGCACCCTGAGGCTCGGCAACCATGTCTTTTTTAAGGACGTGCCCTAA
- a CDS encoding tail fiber assembly protein — MVGDYLRLTNGIIRRSDNILIPTDPGNRDFQEYQAWLEAGNAPDELPPPTPAENLATNIQVRNSLLGIATLAIDPLKDAIDLDIATENDGAMLGAWKLYRVLVNRTDLNVLDPTWPTQPI; from the coding sequence ATGGTGGGCGACTATCTGAGATTGACCAACGGAATAATCCGCCGTTCTGACAACATACTGATTCCAACAGATCCGGGTAACCGAGATTTTCAAGAGTACCAAGCATGGCTTGAGGCAGGTAATGCGCCAGACGAGCTGCCGCCCCCTACGCCTGCCGAAAACCTTGCAACGAATATCCAGGTGCGAAACTCGCTTTTGGGCATTGCTACTCTGGCAATCGATCCACTGAAAGATGCTATTGATCTTGATATTGCGACAGAGAATGACGGTGCCATGCTAGGGGCATGGAAGCTGTACCGAGTTCTCGTCAACCGAACGGATTTGAATGTGCTCGATCCAACTTGGCCCACCCAACCCATTTAA
- a CDS encoding carbohydrate binding domain-containing protein: protein MAVTPLPFLDRTAATFKSDVDAFFAQKLPQFSVEVNQVATAADASAESANAAKTAAATSANNAGTSATNAANSASAASSSKTAAAASETNAANSASAASSSKSAAATSETNAAQSAAAAKASADSIGSGPVTSVNTKTGVVSLSAADVGALASGGTAVAATKLATARTIAVGGDATGSASFDGAGNISIPIVVLDDSHNHVISNIDNLQEALDATANLMTKNFLINGNFDIWQRGVSQTVAGFGSADRWNMGHSGGSKTASLQEFPFGSLVPLARFFCRHVVVGGSAAADFTIMSQAIEDLQRYSSGQYTVSFWAKADAARSISIEVVQSFGTGGSPSSAVTGIGSTKIAVTTTWNKYSVTVTLPSISGKTLGTNGDATLVLNVWYSGGTGNNSRTGSLGVQSGTFDIAQIQLEKGAHATAFQVQNYSDIVLQCQRYYQAGSITFAGYSTTGVANAFTVKLPVVMRVVPSIAWMQTSSPNILSSGLASMGADAIQPNAQVAANGGFALNGNYQLNAEY from the coding sequence ATGGCAGTTACTCCACTTCCGTTCCTTGACCGAACGGCCGCAACGTTCAAATCCGATGTGGATGCGTTCTTTGCCCAGAAGCTGCCGCAGTTCTCCGTGGAGGTGAATCAGGTAGCCACCGCGGCTGACGCTTCTGCCGAATCGGCAAATGCCGCCAAAACCGCAGCAGCAACGAGCGCCAATAATGCTGGCACAAGCGCAACGAATGCTGCGAACTCGGCCAGCGCTGCGAGCAGCTCGAAGACAGCAGCGGCGGCCAGTGAAACCAACGCTGCGAACTCAGCCAGCGCTGCGAGCAGCTCGAAAAGCGCAGCGGCAACCAGTGAAACCAACGCAGCGCAGTCGGCAGCTGCTGCAAAGGCCTCAGCCGACAGTATCGGCAGTGGGCCAGTAACCAGCGTCAATACAAAAACCGGTGTTGTAAGTCTTAGTGCCGCTGATGTTGGAGCCTTGGCAAGCGGAGGAACGGCTGTCGCTGCTACAAAGCTCGCGACAGCTCGAACCATAGCAGTTGGCGGCGATGCGACAGGTTCGGCAAGCTTTGACGGCGCCGGGAACATCAGCATCCCGATTGTTGTTCTTGATGACAGCCACAATCATGTCATTTCAAATATTGATAATTTGCAGGAAGCTTTGGATGCTACTGCAAATTTGATGACCAAAAACTTCTTGATTAACGGTAACTTTGACATTTGGCAGCGAGGCGTATCGCAGACTGTTGCAGGGTTTGGATCGGCTGACCGCTGGAATATGGGTCACAGCGGTGGAAGTAAAACTGCAAGTCTTCAGGAGTTTCCATTTGGGTCATTGGTGCCTCTTGCGAGATTTTTTTGCCGGCACGTAGTTGTTGGGGGCTCTGCAGCTGCCGACTTTACAATAATGAGTCAGGCCATCGAAGATCTACAGCGATATAGTTCGGGGCAATATACTGTTTCTTTCTGGGCGAAAGCTGATGCTGCCCGAAGTATTTCTATAGAGGTTGTTCAGTCTTTCGGAACTGGGGGAAGTCCCTCTTCGGCGGTGACAGGAATCGGCTCTACGAAAATTGCCGTGACGACTACTTGGAACAAATATTCTGTCACGGTAACTCTGCCGTCCATCAGCGGTAAAACGTTAGGCACAAATGGCGACGCAACTCTTGTTTTGAACGTTTGGTACAGCGGCGGTACAGGTAACAACTCGCGCACTGGCTCGCTCGGCGTTCAATCAGGCACATTTGACATTGCGCAAATTCAGCTTGAGAAGGGCGCGCATGCAACCGCGTTCCAAGTCCAAAACTATAGCGATATTGTTCTTCAGTGTCAGCGCTACTATCAAGCGGGTAGTATCACCTTTGCCGGCTATTCAACTACCGGAGTAGCAAACGCATTCACAGTCAAGCTACCCGTCGTTATGCGAGTTGTACCTTCAATCGCATGGATGCAAACATCAAGCCCAAACATTTTAAGCAGTGGGCTGGCTAGCATGGGGGCTGATGCGATTCAACCAAATGCCCAAGTAGCTGCTAACGGCGGATTTGCTTTAAACGGAAATTATCAACTGAATGCGGAGTATTGA
- a CDS encoding tape measure protein, producing MAGQEVRGMLIRLEATTAQLRQEMDRADASVTKATGRIDAQLSKVDTAFDRAAKSAQSAAGILKGALTLAIGGASVSAIIDQAEAYTTVANRLKLVTSSSKEFTEAQSAVFSIAQKSGQPLGATAELYQRIATNQKELKLSGQGVAGIVETISKTLVISGASASSADAALVQLGQAFASGTLRGEELNSVLEQAPALAQAIAKGMGKTVGELRNLGTEGKLTSAAVVAALQAQAAAVDGLFNQMQSTIGTALTRIQTSFTRIIGETDKLSGTSVSLAGAVNQASRALDQIKVPEAFAVISQHAETLSTVLNVVLYAALGKVAAGLAQWTAASGASVIANQKALSAAAKTAQQDLLAAEAKQLDARVLVSRAAQELQSAQTKVAADRLRQESDLAGVRSVQTALAAELALEQQRLKAQISETGRNAALARMVEIRGAQIAITKQMEAAERSLAATTVATSTQIQAANAQVTASKVALAETTLAVNAASVASQNAAASASIAARAWGSLRAGAAGLLGLLGGPVGLAFMAGAVALSFVDFSDKSKTLMGDLGDLGKSVDQVRAEFNKLNEDQQRAQVNTWKDKQLGATLAVENAYKDLKSAVQGALIEPPNPDMVDTAKIADQVRSYDELVAKMDAARASGQSLGPTLREAAANGQISPEQLRQWETLAGSLSDNASVAAQVKTRLDELTGALNQNTVATQANNQAKAGFSADGQKYLDTIQKQLAGLQDGGDAIKEANRYIAEHSALSESDRIAILSTANAIEVNKAATKASKDETKLGNAAAREAATELKNQQKALEDLTTKSGISAKAANDLADAYLAGVDNIRAITLQQKVEEELLKTGAAARGRVTAAINAQMAAEDRRDVAKSIADLRVEATQTLAQATATLQGADALETFNVQKSMQLALVGKSIEYGSKEYDQLLQSTRAQLEHNKALEQAGAANSIVDRLYPQTKLLRDYTQAQEALNKAIELYPEKADAYRDALARLGVEYQQNKNAASSWGQFTEGAIDRIDDAFADMWKSVLSKSGNFMDTLKDSFRQFLAEMLHMAITKPILVQFASALGVGGAQAQSSGLFGDLTGGSGGGLTSWLGTAKNVFSVASSNFGQSIMAGWNAGEGIVGGIQGAFGNGASYVKEAIASGFTAGSATASAVASTTAESLTTTLANSYASYGAQFGTGVAQGSFSGAASSASASAASSSLSALSATLSYVGAVYAVIQSYQAYGAKGAATTAGFAAAGAAIGSVVPIIGTALGAAIGAVIGSIASSSLFGSGEKYPDLSTSATGRYVGGQYVDTGIAQSWQRKAPKYGAAADNAMSSTLNKFSSTLGNLYTALGNGAPVVAYSTLQQRKTSGKYSSTFGAQLDDGSVITGKQQFKADDIAAALTADYDDIMGTFLAKAIVSSKSLPEYFKSQFTAFSNDWNTTADQVIKAIEGVFTRFNGVNDALSLINVANLKLDNTGLIASDSILNMIGAISDLDTTTATAKEKVDALNKSVGTYYQAFFSADEQFADLTKSLQGAFAGFGLKLPDTRSAYRKMVEDIDVTTTAGQAMFATMMGLATNADTYYTQIDKQAQAAVDAANEAAQAAAGAWSNYYGLFATDTQKAGDALMRASAEFGALGLGLPASRGDFAAMVNAIDQTTVAGKALFNSLLGLATDADAAFDVMEASAATATQAAQDAAKAQADAAQAAKEAAEAAAQAIKDALDQAVSNSFAAVQRAVSAQQKAAEAAYNATNASLSDMLETANSLVGDLTGVSNDLGSALKSLRGDSEGAVQMLRRQAQATLQSALATARAGGSLANFTGLSDALTTVSSNSTGLYSSLEEFNRDQGRTANVVGELNSLNGKQLTNAEKSAAALQEQLDQAKKAYDAQVAQFDSQLAFAQSQLDALNGVDTTVQSVTDAVDRMNADVVRALAGQAPGAATGNTYTNNAALVESVYQRVLGRTAEAGGVSYWSSLLANGSVTYADLADAIARGGKANGETVKIPGYAAGGSFGGGLRLVGENGPELEVTGPSRIFDARTTAAMLNGGGSDAAVVAELRALRGELEMIKANTQASAVNVSKVARTLDRVTEGGNAMLTKELA from the coding sequence ATGGCAGGTCAAGAAGTTCGCGGGATGCTGATCCGGCTTGAGGCGACAACTGCACAGCTCCGTCAAGAAATGGATCGAGCAGACGCGTCTGTCACGAAGGCAACCGGGCGGATCGATGCCCAGCTGAGCAAAGTTGATACCGCATTTGATCGTGCTGCCAAAAGTGCGCAGTCAGCAGCAGGGATCCTCAAGGGAGCCTTGACGCTCGCGATCGGCGGCGCAAGCGTAAGCGCCATCATTGATCAGGCGGAGGCATATACCACCGTCGCCAACCGACTGAAGCTGGTTACGTCGTCCAGCAAGGAATTCACCGAGGCGCAGAGCGCTGTCTTCAGCATCGCGCAGAAGTCAGGGCAGCCGCTTGGCGCGACTGCAGAGCTGTATCAGCGCATCGCTACAAACCAGAAAGAGCTGAAGCTCAGCGGCCAGGGCGTTGCCGGGATTGTCGAAACGATCTCCAAAACTCTCGTTATCAGTGGCGCTTCCGCTTCGTCGGCGGATGCTGCCCTTGTGCAACTCGGCCAGGCATTCGCTTCGGGGACGCTGCGCGGCGAAGAGCTCAACTCCGTTCTGGAGCAGGCTCCAGCACTGGCGCAAGCGATCGCTAAGGGCATGGGAAAAACCGTAGGCGAGCTTCGAAATCTGGGTACTGAAGGGAAGTTGACCTCCGCCGCTGTTGTGGCAGCGTTGCAAGCCCAAGCCGCCGCTGTGGACGGTCTTTTCAACCAGATGCAGAGCACCATCGGAACCGCGCTCACCCGCATCCAAACGTCCTTCACGCGAATAATCGGCGAGACGGACAAGCTGTCCGGAACCAGCGTCTCGCTCGCTGGCGCCGTCAACCAGGCGTCGCGGGCGCTTGACCAGATCAAGGTCCCTGAAGCGTTCGCGGTCATTTCGCAGCACGCCGAGACGTTGTCGACGGTGTTGAACGTTGTTCTGTACGCAGCCTTGGGCAAGGTCGCCGCAGGTCTCGCGCAGTGGACCGCCGCGTCTGGTGCGTCAGTCATCGCCAACCAGAAAGCCCTCTCAGCTGCTGCGAAGACTGCGCAGCAGGACCTGCTGGCAGCTGAGGCGAAGCAGTTGGATGCCCGCGTGCTTGTGTCGCGTGCTGCTCAGGAGCTGCAGTCCGCCCAGACAAAGGTCGCAGCGGATCGCTTGCGTCAAGAGTCGGACCTGGCAGGCGTGCGCTCGGTGCAGACGGCTTTGGCAGCGGAGTTGGCGCTTGAGCAGCAGCGGCTTAAGGCGCAGATCTCTGAAACGGGTCGCAACGCGGCGCTGGCGCGCATGGTGGAGATCCGCGGTGCTCAGATCGCGATCACTAAGCAGATGGAAGCCGCCGAGCGCTCGCTTGCCGCCACGACGGTAGCGACTTCAACCCAAATTCAAGCAGCGAACGCGCAGGTTACGGCCTCCAAAGTCGCCCTCGCTGAAACAACTCTCGCAGTAAATGCGGCATCTGTTGCATCACAGAATGCAGCCGCATCGGCATCTATCGCCGCACGTGCGTGGGGCAGCTTGAGGGCTGGCGCGGCTGGGCTTCTCGGTCTGCTGGGAGGTCCGGTTGGTTTGGCGTTTATGGCTGGCGCAGTAGCTCTGTCGTTCGTCGACTTCAGTGACAAGTCCAAAACCTTGATGGGAGATCTGGGCGACCTCGGCAAGTCCGTTGATCAGGTGCGTGCCGAATTCAACAAGCTGAACGAGGATCAACAGCGCGCTCAGGTCAACACATGGAAGGACAAGCAGCTTGGGGCAACGCTCGCCGTCGAGAATGCGTACAAGGACCTGAAAAGCGCGGTCCAGGGTGCGCTGATCGAGCCACCCAACCCGGACATGGTCGATACGGCAAAAATCGCCGACCAAGTTCGCTCGTATGACGAGCTTGTCGCCAAGATGGATGCCGCTCGCGCTTCGGGGCAGTCGCTTGGCCCCACCCTCCGGGAAGCCGCCGCAAACGGGCAGATATCGCCGGAACAGCTTCGTCAGTGGGAAACCCTTGCTGGCTCTCTGAGCGATAACGCTTCTGTCGCCGCCCAGGTGAAAACGCGTCTAGACGAGCTGACTGGCGCGCTCAACCAGAATACGGTCGCTACCCAGGCCAACAACCAGGCCAAAGCTGGTTTTTCTGCTGATGGGCAGAAGTACCTGGACACGATTCAGAAGCAGCTGGCTGGCCTGCAGGATGGTGGCGATGCCATCAAAGAGGCAAACCGATACATCGCAGAACATTCGGCGCTCTCTGAGTCCGACCGGATAGCAATCCTTTCGACGGCCAATGCAATCGAGGTGAACAAGGCCGCCACAAAGGCTTCGAAGGACGAAACCAAACTCGGGAACGCTGCTGCCCGCGAAGCGGCCACGGAGCTGAAGAACCAGCAAAAGGCTCTCGAAGATCTCACGACGAAATCGGGAATTTCCGCCAAGGCTGCCAACGATCTCGCAGACGCTTATCTCGCCGGGGTCGACAACATCCGCGCAATCACCCTTCAACAAAAGGTTGAAGAAGAACTGCTCAAAACTGGCGCCGCAGCGCGTGGAAGAGTCACGGCAGCCATAAACGCTCAGATGGCGGCGGAAGACCGCCGTGACGTGGCGAAGAGCATCGCGGATCTGCGCGTGGAAGCAACGCAGACTCTTGCTCAGGCAACCGCCACCCTGCAGGGCGCAGACGCACTTGAAACTTTCAATGTGCAGAAGTCGATGCAGCTGGCGTTGGTAGGGAAAAGCATCGAGTACGGCTCTAAAGAGTATGACCAGTTGCTTCAGTCTACGCGGGCCCAACTGGAGCACAACAAAGCTCTGGAGCAGGCGGGTGCTGCAAACAGCATCGTCGACCGGCTCTACCCGCAGACGAAGTTGTTGCGCGATTACACACAAGCGCAAGAAGCGCTGAACAAGGCGATTGAGCTATATCCAGAAAAAGCTGACGCCTATCGCGATGCGCTTGCGCGACTCGGTGTGGAGTACCAGCAGAACAAGAACGCCGCGTCGAGTTGGGGTCAGTTCACCGAAGGCGCGATCGACCGAATTGACGATGCATTTGCGGACATGTGGAAGTCCGTCCTCAGCAAATCCGGCAATTTCATGGACACGCTCAAGGACAGTTTTAGGCAGTTCCTCGCGGAAATGCTTCACATGGCGATCACCAAGCCGATTCTGGTTCAGTTTGCCAGTGCGCTGGGTGTTGGGGGCGCGCAGGCTCAATCCTCCGGACTGTTCGGAGATTTAACTGGTGGTAGTGGGGGCGGGCTGACGTCGTGGCTCGGAACCGCTAAAAACGTGTTTTCGGTGGCTAGCAGCAACTTCGGGCAGTCGATCATGGCTGGCTGGAATGCAGGCGAAGGTATTGTCGGCGGCATTCAAGGAGCGTTTGGTAACGGTGCTTCCTACGTCAAAGAGGCGATCGCCAGCGGTTTCACTGCAGGCTCGGCGACAGCCAGCGCCGTGGCATCCACGACAGCAGAAAGTCTGACAACCACTTTAGCCAACTCCTACGCCAGTTACGGCGCACAGTTCGGCACTGGTGTGGCTCAAGGTTCGTTCAGCGGTGCGGCTTCATCAGCCTCAGCGTCAGCGGCTTCCTCTAGTCTCAGCGCCTTGAGCGCCACGTTAAGTTACGTCGGCGCGGTGTATGCAGTGATTCAGTCGTATCAAGCCTATGGGGCCAAAGGCGCCGCTACCACGGCAGGTTTTGCCGCCGCTGGCGCTGCCATCGGTTCCGTAGTGCCAATTATCGGTACCGCACTTGGTGCCGCAATCGGCGCAGTGATCGGTTCGATCGCTTCCAGTTCGCTGTTCGGGAGCGGGGAGAAGTACCCAGATCTGAGCACATCGGCTACTGGGCGGTATGTCGGCGGCCAGTACGTGGATACAGGCATCGCCCAGTCCTGGCAGCGCAAAGCCCCCAAGTACGGCGCTGCGGCTGATAACGCTATGTCGTCCACGCTGAACAAGTTCAGCTCTACGCTCGGTAACTTGTATACAGCGCTCGGCAATGGCGCGCCTGTCGTTGCCTACAGCACGCTGCAGCAGCGCAAAACCTCGGGGAAATACTCGAGCACGTTCGGCGCTCAGCTTGATGATGGTTCGGTGATCACCGGCAAGCAACAGTTCAAGGCCGATGACATCGCGGCGGCGTTGACTGCCGATTATGACGACATCATGGGCACCTTCCTCGCGAAGGCAATCGTGAGTTCGAAGTCGCTGCCGGAGTACTTCAAATCTCAGTTCACGGCATTTTCCAACGACTGGAACACCACGGCTGACCAGGTCATCAAGGCAATTGAGGGTGTATTCACGCGCTTCAATGGCGTGAACGATGCGCTTTCGCTCATCAACGTGGCCAACCTGAAACTGGACAATACCGGGCTGATCGCGTCGGACTCGATCCTCAACATGATCGGTGCGATTTCTGACCTGGACACCACGACGGCTACGGCGAAGGAAAAGGTCGATGCGCTCAACAAGAGCGTAGGCACTTACTACCAGGCGTTTTTCAGCGCGGACGAGCAATTCGCCGACCTGACCAAAAGTCTGCAGGGAGCGTTTGCCGGATTCGGTCTGAAACTGCCGGACACTCGCTCCGCCTACCGGAAAATGGTTGAAGACATTGATGTCACGACCACGGCCGGCCAAGCGATGTTCGCGACCATGATGGGGCTGGCCACCAACGCGGACACCTACTACACCCAAATCGACAAGCAGGCGCAGGCCGCCGTGGACGCAGCCAACGAGGCAGCACAGGCAGCGGCAGGCGCATGGTCGAATTATTACGGCCTGTTCGCTACTGACACGCAGAAGGCTGGGGACGCCCTAATGCGCGCCAGTGCGGAGTTCGGCGCGCTTGGGCTTGGGTTACCAGCCAGTCGCGGCGATTTTGCTGCGATGGTCAACGCGATCGATCAAACAACGGTGGCTGGCAAGGCGCTTTTCAACTCGCTGTTGGGTCTGGCAACCGATGCCGATGCTGCCTTTGACGTGATGGAAGCCAGTGCGGCGACGGCAACTCAGGCAGCCCAAGATGCTGCAAAAGCTCAGGCTGACGCGGCACAGGCGGCCAAGGAGGCGGCCGAAGCCGCCGCGCAGGCAATCAAGGATGCCCTGGATCAGGCGGTCAGCAACAGCTTTGCCGCTGTACAGCGCGCAGTCAGTGCCCAACAGAAAGCAGCCGAGGCGGCCTACAACGCCACGAATGCCTCGCTCAGCGACATGCTTGAAACGGCGAACAGCCTGGTTGGCGATCTAACCGGCGTCAGCAATGACCTTGGCTCGGCGCTGAAATCGCTGCGCGGGGATTCGGAGGGCGCCGTGCAGATGTTGCGCCGCCAAGCACAGGCGACGCTGCAAAGCGCGCTCGCCACTGCGCGTGCTGGCGGATCGTTGGCGAACTTCACCGGTTTGAGTGACGCGCTCACCACCGTGAGCAGCAACAGTACCGGTCTGTATTCCTCGCTTGAAGAGTTCAACCGCGATCAAGGCCGGACGGCCAATGTGGTGGGGGAACTTAACTCGCTGAACGGGAAGCAGCTCACCAACGCCGAGAAATCGGCCGCAGCGCTGCAGGAGCAGTTGGATCAGGCGAAGAAGGCTTATGACGCCCAAGTCGCGCAATTTGACTCGCAACTGGCGTTTGCACAGTCACAGCTGGACGCGCTCAACGGTGTCGACACCACTGTGCAATCGGTGACAGACGCCGTGGATCGCATGAATGCTGACGTTGTTCGGGCTTTGGCCGGCCAAGCGCCTGGCGCTGCCACCGGTAACACCTACACCAACAATGCCGCTCTTGTTGAGTCGGTGTATCAGCGAGTGCTCGGGCGAACTGCCGAAGCTGGCGGGGTCTCGTACTGGTCGTCACTGCTGGCAAATGGATCTGTGACCTACGCAGACCTAGCTGATGCCATCGCTCGCGGCGGCAAGGCCAACGGCGAAACCGTGAAAATCCCAGGCTATGCCGCCGGCGGCAGCTTCGGTGGAGGGCTGCGCCTGGTTGGCGAGAACGGGCCGGAGCTCGAGGTCACCGGGCCGAGCCGGATATTCGATGCGCGCACAACAGCAGCAATGCTCAACGGTGGAGGTTCGGATGCCGCCGTTGTGGCAGAACTGCGCGCGCTGCGCGGCGAGCTGGAGATGATCAAGGCCAACACCCAGGCCAGTGCCGTGAATGTCAGCAAGGTCGCAAGGACCCTTGACCGTGTCACCGAGGGCGGCAACGCCATGCTAACCAAGGAACTTGCATGA
- a CDS encoding phage tail tube protein — protein sequence MTIKTSAGVRFLIGPAHNITYAEDTAGRAAALTALKGLTFVEVGEVEDAGELGDEASTADFTALANRRKRKVKGTFDAGTQQITLGSDPVDLGQKALKAALSSDSNFAFQMDYGDGTADFYLGQVLSCRKQIGTAESIRKASVSVAINSAIYEQAAPAA from the coding sequence ATGACTATCAAAACTTCCGCCGGCGTCCGATTCCTTATCGGCCCGGCCCACAACATCACCTATGCCGAGGACACCGCCGGCCGCGCCGCAGCGCTGACCGCCCTGAAAGGGCTGACCTTCGTGGAAGTTGGCGAAGTGGAAGACGCTGGCGAGCTGGGCGACGAGGCCAGCACTGCTGACTTCACCGCGCTGGCCAACCGTCGCAAACGCAAGGTGAAAGGCACCTTCGACGCCGGTACCCAGCAGATCACCTTGGGTTCCGATCCAGTTGATCTCGGCCAGAAAGCGTTGAAGGCAGCTCTGTCCAGCGACTCCAACTTCGCTTTCCAGATGGACTACGGCGACGGAACGGCCGATTTCTACCTCGGCCAGGTTCTGAGCTGCCGCAAGCAGATCGGTACTGCTGAGTCGATCCGCAAGGCCTCGGTGTCGGTCGCGATTAATTCTGCGATTTACGAGCAAGCGGCACCGGCAGCGTAA
- a CDS encoding DUF3168 domain-containing protein translates to MSDPGLALQKALFEKLSASLTAPVFDAVPAGTPYPYVTLDYEVTDNTTPVSGKKRENRLFYLSVWSDYQGQAEVKRINGEIADALDEVALPLSIGTAVSVRVLRTETNREPDGKTYMGSVTLRIITQH, encoded by the coding sequence ATGAGTGATCCAGGCCTCGCGCTACAGAAGGCGCTATTTGAGAAATTATCGGCCAGTCTGACGGCGCCGGTGTTCGACGCAGTCCCCGCCGGGACGCCGTATCCGTATGTGACCTTGGATTACGAGGTCACCGACAACACGACGCCGGTCAGCGGCAAGAAGCGCGAAAACCGCCTGTTCTACCTGTCGGTCTGGTCGGACTATCAGGGCCAGGCGGAAGTGAAGCGTATCAACGGCGAGATTGCTGACGCCTTGGACGAGGTTGCGCTGCCGCTGAGCATTGGTACGGCGGTTTCGGTCCGTGTGCTGCGCACGGAAACGAACCGCGAACCGGACGGCAAGACCTATATGGGATCGGTGACCCTTCGGATCATCACCCAGCACTGA
- a CDS encoding head-tail adaptor protein translates to MRAGNLRHECSVQTKQRVPDGMGGGVDGWIESRKIWAEITAPTGRTSPVSQQLTALVTAEIKVRPAPDLVAGVRLVNSGVTYLIEAALPDNDRSMLRLLCSNVPHP, encoded by the coding sequence ATGAGAGCAGGAAACCTTCGGCATGAGTGTTCTGTGCAGACAAAGCAGCGCGTGCCTGACGGCATGGGCGGCGGGGTCGATGGCTGGATTGAAAGTCGCAAGATATGGGCTGAGATCACCGCACCCACTGGCCGGACGTCTCCCGTTTCCCAGCAACTCACCGCGCTGGTGACCGCAGAGATAAAGGTCAGGCCCGCGCCGGATCTGGTGGCTGGGGTTCGCTTGGTCAATTCGGGCGTTACCTATCTCATCGAGGCAGCGCTGCCGGACAACGACCGCTCCATGCTCCGTCTGTTGTGTTCAAACGTTCCCCACCCATGA
- a CDS encoding head-tail connector protein yields the protein MSVIDIEVAMRHCRAEEGDRADVLLKLEAAEESAALYLNRSFYADKDAMAAAVLDGTAGADPIVVTKSITAACLLILGNLYANREDVVVGVSVADLPQGSRSLLSPYRVDMGV from the coding sequence ATGTCGGTCATCGATATCGAAGTCGCCATGCGGCATTGCCGCGCCGAGGAAGGCGATCGGGCGGACGTGCTGCTGAAGCTAGAGGCGGCTGAGGAATCGGCGGCCCTCTACCTGAATCGCTCGTTCTACGCAGATAAGGACGCCATGGCCGCCGCCGTGCTGGATGGTACTGCTGGCGCCGATCCGATCGTTGTCACCAAGTCCATCACGGCTGCCTGCCTGCTGATTCTGGGAAACCTGTACGCCAATCGGGAAGATGTGGTGGTGGGTGTCAGCGTCGCCGACTTGCCGCAGGGCTCCCGCTCGCTGCTGAGCCCCTACCGCGTTGATATGGGGGTTTGA